The following is a genomic window from Candidatus Zixiibacteriota bacterium.
TACTCGCAGGAAGAACTCTGCTCGGGGTGCCACACCTGCATCGCCCTGTGTCCCTACAGCGCGATCGTGTTCGACAAGGCGAAGAACGCCGCGATCGTCAACGGCGCGCTCTGCAAGGGGTGCGGCACGTGTGTGGCCGCCTGTCCCTCGGGCGCCCTCCAGCAGAACCTCTTCACCGACGAGCAGATTTTCGACGAAATCAAGGGAGTGCTGAGCTATGTCTAAGACCGAATCGAGCCGGAAGGAATTCGAACCGCGGATTGTCGCGTTCTTCTGCAACTGGTGCACGTATACGGCGGCCGATCTCGCCGGCACGGCCCGCATGAAGTACGCCGGGAATGTCCGCGTGATTCGCACCATGTGCTCCGGACGCCTCGATCCGCAGTTTGTCTTCGCCGCGCTGCGGCAGGGGGCGGACGCGGTTCTCATCGGCGGCTGCCACCCCGGCGACTGCCACTACCAGGAGGGGAACTACAAGGCGCTCCGGCGGGTCGTCCTCATGAAGCAGTTCCTCGCGGCCATGGGAATCGAGCCGGAGCGCGTCCGCCTGGAGTGGATCGCCGCCTCCGAGGGGGACAAGGTCCAGCGGGTGATCAACGAGATGACCGAGGCGGTCCGGGCGCTCGGTCCGCTTCGCCTTGAACAGCGGACCCTGCTCCACGCGGCGGAACTGCCCGCCGGGCAGGCCGGGCGCACCGCGGAGCCGGCCGGGGCGGAAGGAGGACGGCGATGAGCAAGCCGAAAGTCGCGTTCTACTGGTGCGCCAGTTGCGGCGGCTGCGAAGAAGCGGTCGTCGACCTCGACGAGGCCATTCTCAAGGTCGTCGAGGCCGTCGACATCGTCTTCTGGCCGGTCGCCCTCGATTTCAAGCGCACCGACGTTGAGGCGCTGCCCGACGGGTCGATCGCGGTCAGTTTCATCAACGGCGCCGTGCGCAGCTCCGAGCAGTTCGAGATGGTCGAAATGCTGCGGCGCAAATCGCAACTGGTGGTTGCGTTCGGAAGCTGCGCGCACCTCGGCGGCGTGCCGGGACTCGGCAATCTGTACCGGCGCGAAGAGCTGACCGCCACCGCCTACCGCGAGGTGCCGAGCGTGAACGGCGGCAACGGCGTCGAGCCCGCGGTGTCCTCGACGGTGCCGGAGGGAACGCTCACTCTGCCCGAGCTCTGGAAGACGGTCAAGACGCTCGACCAGACGATCGCCGTGGACTACTTTCTCCCCGGCTGTCCGCCGCCGGTGAAGCTGATTCTCGGCGCGGTGGAAGCGATCCTCGCGGGGAAGCTCCCGGCCAAGGGGAGCACGCTCGCGCCGGACATGGCGCTGTGCGACGAGTGTCCCCGCAAGGAGACCAAGCCGGAGAAACTGACGGTGAAGGAGTTCCACCGTCCGCACGAGATTCTCATCGATCCCGAGCAGTGCCTGCTCGCCCAGGGGCTCCTGTGCCTCGGGCCGGTCACGCGCCAGGGCTGCGGCGGCGCCTGCACCAAGGTCAGCATGCCCTGCACCGGCTGCCTCGGGCCGACCAGCCGGATCACCGATTTCGGCGCCAAGGCGATGTCGGCGATGGCCTCCATCATCGAGGCGAAAGACGACGCCGGCATCGAAGCGACGCTCGCCAGGATCGTCGACCCCGCCGGCACTTTCTTCCGCTACAGCCTGCCGGCCTCGCTCCTCCACCGGAAGTATGAACCCGAAACCACGCGGGGGATGAAATGACGACGACACGACGGGTGACAATAGACCCGATCACGCGGCTCGAGGGGCACGGCAAGATCGACATTCTCCTGAACGACCGGGGGGACGTCGACCATGCCTATTTCCAGGTGCCCGAACTGCGCGGGTTCGAGCGGTTCGCCCACGGGCGTCCGGCCGAAGACATGCCGCAGATCACCTCCCGCATCTGCGGCGTCTGCCCGACCGCCCACCACATGGCCTCCACGCGGACGCTCGACGACCTGTACAAGGTGGAGCCGCCCCCGGCCGCCCACAAGGTGCGCGAGCTGCTCTATAACATTTTCTTCGTCGAGGACCACGCCCTGCACTTCTTCTACCTCGCGGGGCCGGATTTCGTGGTCGGGCCCACCGCCCCCAAGGCCGAGCGCAACATCATCGGCCTGCTCGGGAAAGTGGGGATCGAAGCGGGCAAGAAGGTGATCGGGATGCGGCGGGACCTGCGGGAGCTGATGGTGCTGGCGATGGGGAAAGCCGCCCACCCGGCCTTCGGTCTGCCTGGCGGCATCTCCCGGCCGATCCCGCCGGAGCACCAGAAGGCGTTCATCGAGGTGTGCGAGCGGGCGGTGGAATTCGCCCAGTTCAGCCTGAAGGTGTTCGATGACGTCGTGCTGGCGAACAAGACGTACGTCGACTACATCACCTCCGACACCTACACTCACCGGACCCACTACATGGGCCTGGTCGACGCCCACAACCGCCCCAACTACTACCGCGGCGAACTGCGGGTGGTCGGTCCCGACGGCCGCGAGGTGTGCAAGTTCCCGGTGGCCAAATACCTCGACCACATCGCCGAACACGTCGAGCCGTGGAGCTTCATGAAGTTCTCCTACCTGAAAGATGTCGGGTGGAAGGGGTTCGTGGACGGTCCCGACAGCGGCATCATCGCGGTGGCTCCGCTGGCCCGGCTCAACGCCGCCGAGGGGATGCCGACGCCGCTGGCGCAGAAAGCCTTCGAGCGGTTCTACCAGACGTTCGGCGGGCGGCCGGTGCACCACACGCTCGCCAATCACTGGGCCCGCCTGATCGAGCTGCTGTGCGCCGCCGAGCGGGCGCGCGAGCTGTCCCGCGACCCCGAGATCGTGAGCAAGGATGTGCGGGTGCTCCCGACCAAGACGCCGAGCGAGGGGATCGGCGTGGTCGAAGCGCCGCGCGGCACCCTCATTCACCACTACCGGACCGACGAGCGGGGCGTGATCAAAATGGCCAACCTCATCGTGGCGACCCAGAACAATGCCGCCCGGATCTCCCTGTCGGTGGACAAGGCCGCGCGCGGCGTGATCTCCGGCGGCCGCATCGACGACGGCGTCCTCAACCTCGTCGAGATGGCCTTCCGGGCCTACGATCCGTGCAACGGCTGCGCCACCCACACCCTTCCGGGGTCGATGCCGCTCGTCGTGCGCGTGTACGACGCCGCCCACAACCAGGTTCAGGAGATTCGGCGCGACTGATGATGAAACCGGTTGTCATGGGCATGGGGAACGAGCTGTTCGGCGACGACGGGTTCGGCATCATCGCCGCCCGCCGTCTGGCCCCCCTGGCGGGCGAGGCCGCCGATGTGATCGAGTGCGGCGCCGCCGGTCTGGCGCTGCTGGACCCGCTCATCGGGCGTCCCCGGGCCGTGATAATCGATGCGATTTGCACGGGGCGGCAGGCCCCGGGCACGATATATCGGGTCAGTCCGGCAGACTTGCGGGACATAACCAACCTCTCACCGCATTATGCCGGACTGCCCGAGGTCATTCGCATGGCGCAGCGGCTGGAGCTGCCGATACCCGACACGATCGATATCATCGCGATCGAGGCGGCGGACATCACGACCATGGGCGCCGGTCTGAGCCCCGCGGTCGCGGCAGCTCTCGAACCGGTCGTCGCCCTGGCGGTCGAGCTCCTGTTGGGCGGGCGGCGGACGGGCAGCCCGGCGGCGGACGCGCAGGGGATCTCCGCGGCCGGCACACACGTCTGAAACCCGCGCCCGCGCGGCGGGGCGGGCGGCGGTTTTTTTTATTTTCCGCTTGACACGGCGGCGGGGAACATGTACCGTTAAGCTCCAGAATGTATTATTTCCGCACAGATCAAAGCGTTTCCTCATCGGCGGCCGGGGCGCGCTTGCGCCCGGTCCGCGACCGCAGCCTATGCGCCTGCCGCTGAAGAGACCGGACCGGCGCCCGACGGGCCGCCCTGCGGCAAGGGCGCGCGAGGCGGTCCAATGACCGCCGCCCGCGCCGCGGGGGTTTTCTTTCCCGCACGCCAACTATCGGCCACCCGGCTTTCCGGGCGGCCTTTTTTTATCACCGCCGTATGCCATGGAGGCCCGTATGCGTCACCACGCTGTCCTGCAGGGCACGTATGCCCAGACCACGCTTCTGCGTTCCGCGCTTTTGAAGGCCGCCCGCGCCTGGTTCGAGCGCGAGCACTTTCTTGAGATCTGCGTCCCCCACATCACCGGCGCCACCGGCTCGTGCGAGTGGTTCCCCAACGCCATGCCGGTCACCATGTACGATCCCGCGGGCGCCGAGACGCCGATGTTTCTCCGCCAGACCGGCCAGCTCTACCTCGAGGCGTTCACCCAGGCCCACAACCGCGTCTATACGATCGGACCGTCGTTCCGCCAGGAGCGCAAAGTGACCGACCGCCACCTGTGCGAGTTCACCCTCATCGAGTTCGAGGGGCGCGACTTTGAGCTGGACGGTCTGATGAACCACATCGAAGGTTTGGTCAAGACGATGTACCGGGCCGCTCGCAGGGTCATGCCGACCGACCGGCTCACCCGCTACATCCGGTCTCCCTTCAACCGCATCACCTACCGTGAGGCGGTTCGGCTCCTTTGCGCCCGCGGCCACGGGCTGACTTACGGCGACGACCTCGGGAGCGCCGAGGAGAAGGCGCTGTGCGCCCACCTCGGCGGTCTGCCGACCTTCGTCACCCACTACCCGGCCGATCCCAGGCCGCGGCCCGGCGGCGTGATCAAGTTCTTTTCGATGAAGCGGCGGGAGGGCGAGACGCTCTGCTGCGACCTGCTTCTCCCCTTCGTCGGCGAGTCCGTCGGCGGGGCCGTGCGCGAGGGATGCGCCGAGACCTGCCGCCGGCAGTTCCGCGAATCGTACATGTACGACCACATCGTCGGCGCCGGGATCGACCCGCGGCAGTTCGACTGGTACTTCGAGGTGCTCTCGCACGGCACCGGCCAGAGCGCCGGGTGCGGCATCGGATTCGAACGCGTCGTGCAGTCGATTCTGGCCACCCGCCAGCAGGAGGTGACCATCAAGGGGGCGGTGGAACTCCCCCGCTCGCCCGATTTTCTTGTCCCCTGACGACCGTCCTGCTGACGGCCCGCGCCGGGGAGGCGGCCGGCTATTCGCAGATCGGCGGCGGACCGCCGGCGAACAGGTACGCCACGATGTACGTGACGTCGCTGATTTTCACCTGCCCGTCCCCGTTCATATCGGCGGAGGAGGGGAAAGCGGCTCCCGGACCGCCCCGGAACTTGAAGTTCACAAAGAACGTCAGGTCGGAGACCTTGATGCTGCCGTCGCCGGTCACATCGCCGCAGTAGTAGTAGGTGACGGCCGGGCGGGAGTGCAGTTCGGTGACGAAATCATAGTAGGCCCCCACGGTCACGGT
Proteins encoded in this region:
- a CDS encoding hydrogenase iron-sulfur subunit; the protein is MSKTESSRKEFEPRIVAFFCNWCTYTAADLAGTARMKYAGNVRVIRTMCSGRLDPQFVFAALRQGADAVLIGGCHPGDCHYQEGNYKALRRVVLMKQFLAAMGIEPERVRLEWIAASEGDKVQRVINEMTEAVRALGPLRLEQRTLLHAAELPAGQAGRTAEPAGAEGGRR
- a CDS encoding oxidoreductase, with product MSKPKVAFYWCASCGGCEEAVVDLDEAILKVVEAVDIVFWPVALDFKRTDVEALPDGSIAVSFINGAVRSSEQFEMVEMLRRKSQLVVAFGSCAHLGGVPGLGNLYRREELTATAYREVPSVNGGNGVEPAVSSTVPEGTLTLPELWKTVKTLDQTIAVDYFLPGCPPPVKLILGAVEAILAGKLPAKGSTLAPDMALCDECPRKETKPEKLTVKEFHRPHEILIDPEQCLLAQGLLCLGPVTRQGCGGACTKVSMPCTGCLGPTSRITDFGAKAMSAMASIIEAKDDAGIEATLARIVDPAGTFFRYSLPASLLHRKYEPETTRGMK
- a CDS encoding Ni/Fe hydrogenase subunit alpha → MTTTRRVTIDPITRLEGHGKIDILLNDRGDVDHAYFQVPELRGFERFAHGRPAEDMPQITSRICGVCPTAHHMASTRTLDDLYKVEPPPAAHKVRELLYNIFFVEDHALHFFYLAGPDFVVGPTAPKAERNIIGLLGKVGIEAGKKVIGMRRDLRELMVLAMGKAAHPAFGLPGGISRPIPPEHQKAFIEVCERAVEFAQFSLKVFDDVVLANKTYVDYITSDTYTHRTHYMGLVDAHNRPNYYRGELRVVGPDGREVCKFPVAKYLDHIAEHVEPWSFMKFSYLKDVGWKGFVDGPDSGIIAVAPLARLNAAEGMPTPLAQKAFERFYQTFGGRPVHHTLANHWARLIELLCAAERARELSRDPEIVSKDVRVLPTKTPSEGIGVVEAPRGTLIHHYRTDERGVIKMANLIVATQNNAARISLSVDKAARGVISGGRIDDGVLNLVEMAFRAYDPCNGCATHTLPGSMPLVVRVYDAAHNQVQEIRRD
- a CDS encoding hydrogenase maturation protease yields the protein MMKPVVMGMGNELFGDDGFGIIAARRLAPLAGEAADVIECGAAGLALLDPLIGRPRAVIIDAICTGRQAPGTIYRVSPADLRDITNLSPHYAGLPEVIRMAQRLELPIPDTIDIIAIEAADITTMGAGLSPAVAAALEPVVALAVELLLGGRRTGSPAADAQGISAAGTHV